Part of the Woronichinia naegeliana WA131 genome, GGCTTGTTTCAATGCGTTATATTGGTTCATGGGTTTTCTTACATTACGTTCATCTTCCATGAAACCCCTTTCTCTTATACTTTTCAAGCCTTTTGTCCTGTACTTATGGAAAGAAGTCACAATACAGATTTTGTTTAATCTATTGTCCCTTTCTTTCTACAAAAAGTCAACAAAAATCACTCCTCACAAAAGAGAGGAAAATTAACACCATTTTTCAGAAGAAAAACGACTCTACAACTTCTTACTTTTTGTTTTCTTCTTTGTCTTCTGAAGTAGAGTAGAAAGATTCATTAGCAAAAAATTCATCGCTATCACAGTCTCAGAGGTTTCAGGAAGTTTGGCCATCACTCGACCTGACTTTTCCCGTTAAGTGCGGATTGCAAGCTGCCAGCCTTGGCAAAGGTCATGCAACTTCAACCAACCGCGCCAAAGGACTTGGATACCGAGAGGAGTTTTACGACGATGTTCAAGATAACCACCAAGAAAAGCAACAGACTCGACAGCCCAAGCAACAGTCAAAATAGGGGGAAGTTTTTGAGAGGCGGCTGCTTTTAACACCTGAAGTTGAAGAGGATTAAGAATTTCAATCGCGAGAGCATCGGGCTGGGTACGATGAAGATAAGTAACGTGTAAAAGTTCAACAGCAATGACACTTAAAAAACCCAAAAGAGTTTTCATTCCATCAGAGGCAAGTCGATAACGCTCACTCTGACAACCAGACTTAAGGACTTTATGAAATTCTTCAACCCGCCATCGGTAGGTGTACCAACGAAGAATAGTGACAGCCATCTCAATAGTCTCAACAACTTCTGTAGTCAGAAGCATCCAAGATAAAGGAGTTTCGCCTTCGGGACAATCGATTTCTGTCGCATAAACAGCATAGACATTCAACGGGTCACGATTATCAAAACGATAGGGAGTTCGTAGATTAACTGGGCAAAATCGGACGGCAAGCTTAACCTTCCGTGCTTTTCTTTTTCCTGTACTCGGAATCTCGATTTCTTGATGAAAACGAATCGGTTCTGATTCCAAATGTTGCCAAAGTCGTTCACTATTTTTGTCTAAACTACGATTATGAGACGCTCTGACCAGCACTCCTGTATGCTTGAGTTGACGCACTGAGTCAAAGACTTCTGAAACATCTCCTTCTCTGTCAAATACATGAATTACCCTCGTTGAACTTTCTACCTGTTTCTCACAGGTGTTTAGAGCCTCTACCCATTTGTAGGATTCTTTTTCCTCAAATGGTCTTTGACGAGCTGCTTTTCTTTGTTCTTTCTGTCTTTCTTTTTTCTGCTTCGCCGTTTCATCTGTTGGGGGCTTTTCTTTTACCTCC contains:
- a CDS encoding IS4 family transposase; translated protein: MTTAAVEEYKIMLSVGDTTFLDYRNIKEKREGYGPTGKGGNGLILHSALAIEPEKGQVLGLLWQKLWNREVKEKPPTDETAKQKKERQKEQRKAARQRPFEEKESYKWVEALNTCEKQVESSTRVIHVFDREGDVSEVFDSVRQLKHTGVLVRASHNRSLDKNSERLWQHLESEPIRFHQEIEIPSTGKRKARKVKLAVRFCPVNLRTPYRFDNRDPLNVYAVYATEIDCPEGETPLSWMLLTTEVVETIEMAVTILRWYTYRWRVEEFHKVLKSGCQSERYRLASDGMKTLLGFLSVIAVELLHVTYLHRTQPDALAIEILNPLQLQVLKAAASQKLPPILTVAWAVESVAFLGGYLEHRRKTPLGIQVLWRGWLKLHDLCQGWQLAIRT
- a CDS encoding transposase encodes the protein MAKLPETSETVIAMNFLLMNLSTLLQKTKKKTKSKKL